The Faecalibacterium sp. I3-3-89 sequence CACCGGCCTTGGTACCTTTATGCGGGTGGACGAAGAGCGCATCCTGCCCAACCGGAATCTCTCCATCCGGGAAGGGGCCATCAAGGCCAGCGGCTGGTACTACGCCGAAGGCTCTGTGTCGGAGATGTACTATCTGGGTCTGGGTAAAAAGTACGGCTTCACGCTGGATACGCCGATCAAGGATATGAGCACTGAAGCCGTCAACGCCCTGCTCTACGGCACCAACGGCGAAAAGATCGAGATGCACCGGACCAACGAGTTCGGCAGCGGTGTCTATTACAATACCTTCGAGGGCATCGTCGAGAACCTTGAGCGCCGCTTCCGGGAGACCAACAGCGAGTGGATGAAGGAGGAGATCGGCAGCTTTATGTCAGGCGTCGAGTGCCCCGACTGCCACGGCAAACGCCTCAAGCCGGTGGTGCTGGCTGTGACCATCGGAGACAAGAACATCAGCGACTTCTGCGAGCTGTCCATCCGGGACGAGCTGAAGTTCATCGCCGACAATGAGCCAAAACTGACCGAAAAACAGAAGCAGATCGGCGGCCAGATCATGAAGGAGATCAAGAACCGCCTGCAGTTCTTGCAGAGCGTGGGACTCGACTACCTCACGCTGGCCCGGGCGGCAGGCACTCTGTCCGGCGGCGAGAGCCAGCGCATCCGCCTGACGACCCAGATCGGCAGTGCGCTCTCCGGCGTGCTCTATGTGCTGGATGAGCCGTCCATCGGCCTGCATCAGCGGGACAATGATAAGCTCATCGCTACGCTGAAAAATCTCCGCGACCTCGGCAACACGGTCATCGTGGTCGAGCACGATGAAGATACCATGCGCAGCGCGGACTATATCGTGGACGTCGGCCCCGGCGCAGGCGTCCATGGCGGTGAGATCGTGGCTGCCGGCTCGGTGAAGGACATCTGCAAGGCCAAGCGCAGCATTACCGGCGACTATCTATCGGGCCGCAAGCGCATCGAGGTGCCCCAGACCCGCCGCACCGGCAATGGCAATTTCCTCACGGTGAGGGGGGCACGGGAGAACAACCTGCGGAATATTGATGTGAAGTTCCCGTTGGGAGAGTTTATCTGCGTGACGGGCATCTCTGGCTCGGGCAAATCGAGCCTCATCAATGAGATCCTGTATAAGACGCTGGCCTGTGAGTTGAACGGCGCACGTTCCCGCGCAGGCAGATGCGATGGGGTAGAGGGCCTCGAATTTGTGGACAAGGTCATCGGCATCGACCAGCAGCCCATCGGCCGGACACCCCGCTCCAACCCGGCCACCTATACCGGCGTCTTCAACGACATCCGCACCGTCTTTTCGCAGACACAGGACGCCAAGATGCGGGGCTATGGCCCGGGCCGGTTCAGCTTTAACGTCCGGGGAGGCCGCTGTGAGGCCTGCGAGGGCAACGGTATCCTCCAGATCGAGATGCACTTCCTGCCCGATGTCTACGTCCCCTGCGAGGTCTGTAAGGGTGCACGTTACAACCGGGAGACGCTGGAAGTCAAATATAAGGAAAAGACCATCTCCGACGTGCTGAACATGACAGTGGAGGAGGCAGTGGTCTTCTTCGCCAATCAGCCGAAGATCGCCCGCAAACTGCAGACCCTGCTGGATGTGGGGCTGGGCTATGTCACGCTGGGACAGAGCGCCACGACCCTTTCGGGCGGCGAAGCCCAGCGCGTCAAGCTGGCCAATGAGCTGGCCCGCCGCAGCACCGGCAAGACCGTGTATATCCTCGACGAGCCGACTACGGGCCTCCACATCGCGGATGTCCACCGCCTCATCGAGGTGCTGCAGAAGCTGGTGGATGCGGGCAATACCGTCATCGTCATCGAACACAACCTCGACCTCATCAAGTGCGCCGACCACATCATCGATCTCGGTCCCGAGGGCGGAAGCGCCGGCGGACTCATCGTGGCGGAGGGAACACCCGAGCAGGTGGCAGAGGTACCGGAAAGCTTTACCGGCCAGTACCTCAAGCCGCTGCTGGACAAGGACGCCCGCCTCCGCGCAGAGGGAAAATAAGGATACAGAAGCAGACAGAGCCGCAGCCCCCGAAAGGACTGCGGCTCTGTTGTTTAAAAAGCTTCGGATAAAATAAAAAAGCTCCCCAGTCGAACCAACCCGAAGATTGTTCGACTGAGAAGCAAATGGTCCCTACGTTAGCAGGAGTGTCCTTTGTCACAACGCTTCCCGCACCGATCACCGTATTATCCCCAATGGTAACACCCGGCACCACGATTACGCCAGCACCCAGCCAGCAGTTGCGTCTAATGCGGATGGGCAGATTGTACTGGTATGCTTTCTCACGCAGTTCCGGCAGGATCGGGTGGTTTGTGGTCGCAAGGACACAGTTCGGGCCGATCATGGTATGCTCCCCGATGTAGATATGGGTATCATCCACGCAGGTCAGCCCGAAGTTGGCATAGACATAATCGCCCATGTGAACGTGCTTTCCGCCCCAATTGGCGTGAAACGGCGGCTCAATCCAGCAGTCTGCGCCGCACTCTGCAAGCATTTCTTTCAAAAGCTGCTCCCGTTTTGCGTGTTCGGAAGGGCGGGTGTGGTTATAATCATACAGCCGCTCCATGCAAAGTTCCTGCTCTGCCATGATGGATTCATCCGTTGGGTCGTAGACTTGTTGGCTGTGGATTGCATTTTTTATCGGCATGGTTCTACTCTTCTTATTTATAAGGAATCCTTCTCATTTTTCAGTCGATTCTTCCAGATTCTTTCGGTACTGTGCCGGACTGACACCATACTCTTTCTTGAATACCCGGCTAAAATAGAGTGGGTTATCATACCCTACGATCTCTGCAATTTCTCCAATATTGTATTCGGTGTTCTCCAATAAGCTTTGTGCATTTACCATCCGAAGGGACAGGATGTATTGTGCAGGGCTTATTTTCATGTACTGCTTAAAATTACGGATAAACCAGTTCGTACTGATATGCAGCGATTCTGCGTAATCGTCCACACTGACCTTTGTATTATAATTCTCGTTAAAGTAGGCAGCGGCGGCTTCGATTTCTTCGGGGATGCTTGTAGTTGTTTTCTCGCTTTCCTGCTGTTGCCTGCTTACTAAAAGCAGAATGATGTTGAAGAGAGAAGCAATATAGTCTTCATAGCCATATTCGCATTGTTGCAGTTCCCGGATGATCTTTCGGAACAGCATTTTGTAGTCCGGCAGTGTGCCGCTGTAAAAAACGTGCTTGTCCAAGGGTATTCCGTGATAGTTCAGGATGTTTTTGACATCATATCCTGTAAAGTGAATCCAGAACACCTCTGGATGATCTTCTACATAGTAGACATACTTCTGGATTTCTTTCGGCTGATAAAGCACCATGTGTCCAGAAGTCACCACTTCCTCAACACCATCGAACCAGAAGTGTGCTTTACCAGATGCCACATAGAGGATTTGATAGTCTCTGCGACCCTTTGCCCAAAAAGTAGGTAGCTTAGGGCGTTTTTTCAAGCGATAAGTGCCGCAGCTGCCTACGACCAGCGGCTTTGAGTAGTCTTTGAAATCCAAACGGGAGTTGTTCAAATATCCTGAGTTGAAATACATCCCTGCGTCCTCCTCATCTTCAGAGATTTTACAGTGATTTGAGAAATGTTCTATCAAAAAATTACAAACTCTTTGATTTTGTGCATATTTTGTTCCATCTTGTCCATATCTTTTTGTTCCATTAGATTCTATAATATTTTCAGACGAAACGCAAGAGATTTGGGCAACTTGCGTAATGAGAATTCCAGTCTGAAGTGCGCAGCAGATTGGGCGCGCCCACATAAAACAAGCAAGATGGGAGAAAGCACAATGACTGAGAAGCGTTATCTAAAGTGGTATAATAAAGTCGGCTATGGTTCAGGCGATATTGCAGGCAACGTGGTGTATGCATTCCTGTCCTCCTTCGTCATGATCTATCTGACCAACACCGTTGGCCTGAACCCCGGTATTGTCGGCACTCTGATTGCAGTTTCCAAACTGCTGGACGGTGTGACGGACATTTTCTTCGGTTCTTTGATCGACAAAACGCATTCTAAGATGGGCAAAGCCCGTCCTTGGATGCTGTACGGCTACATTGGCTGTGCCATTACGCTGGTGGCAATTTTCGCCATCCCGACCAATCTGGGGCAGTTTGCACAGTACGCATGGTTCCTGATCGCATATACTCTGCTGAACGCTGTATTCTACACTGCCAACAACATTGCTTACTCTGCACTGACTGCTCTCGTCACGAAGAACAGTGCCGAACAGGTCGAGATGGGTTCTTGGCGTTTCATGTTCGCCTTTGCCACCAGCCTGCTCATCCAGTCCATCACGCTGGGTGCTGTTACGGCATTGGGCGGTGGTGCTGCCGGTTGGCGCACTGTTGCAATCATCTACGCCATCATCGGTCTGCTTGTCAACACCCTCTCCGTTTTCTCCGTGAAGGAACTGCCGGAAGGCGAATTGGTGGATACCACCGACAAAAAGGAAATCGAACAGGACGAAAAGTACAATCTGGTTCAGGCTGCAAAGCTGCTTGCTGGTAACAAATATTATATGATGATTTGCGTCACCTACATTTTGCAGCAGATCTACGGTGCCATGATCAGCATGGGCACCTACTATGCAACCTACATTCTCGGCAACCAGAATCTGTTTGGCGTGTTCTCTTGGGCAGTCAATATTCCTCTGATCATCGCTCTGGTATTCACCCCGACGCTGGTTGCCAAATGGAGCGGAATGTACAAGCTGAACGTCATGAGCTATACTCTGGCAACCGTTGCCCGTGCACTGGTCGCTGTGGCAGGTTACATGGGCAGCGGCAATGTGACCTTGATGCTGCTCTTTACTGCAATCGCAGCTCTTGGTCAGGGTCCTTGGCAGGGCGACATGAACGCCGTGATCGCAGCCTGCTCCGAGTACACTTGGCTGACGAAGCATAAGCGCGTGGATGGCACGATGTACTCCTGCACTTCTCTCGGTGTGAAGCTGGGCGGCGGTCTGGGTACTGCCATCACCGGCTGGCTGCTGGCAGCAAGCCATTTCGATAGTGCGCTGGCTATCCAGCCCGAATCCTGCATCTCGATGCTGAAGATCATGTATCTTGTGATTCCGTTTGCTCTGGATGCCATCATCACCTTCATTCTCTCTCGTATGAAGGTCGAAGAAGCAAATGAAAAGCTGCGTGCAGCAGCCTGATAAGAAGCCATTATCATTTCTCCTTCATCTGCTGTTCCCCGGAGGAATCCAGCGATTCCTCCGGGGAGGCTGGAGAAATATTATAAAATTATAAAAGGTAAATGAGGAAATACTATGGCTACATTTGATTTTGCAAAAGTAAAAGACCCCACCTTTTTCAAGGAAAACGTGCTGAATGCTCATGCAAGTTTCCGTACTTACGCTTCCCGCGAAGAATATCGGACAGGCTCCTCTTCTTTGGCGCTGAAGCTGGACGGTATCTGGAAATTCGCCTACGCAAAGAACTACACCAGTGCCATCCCCAGCTTTGAAAAGACAGATTACGATTGCAGCGGCTGGGATGACATTCATGTTCCGGCACACATCCAGATGGAGGGCTACGACATTCCCCAATACGCGAATGTTCAGTATCCGTGGGATGGCCGTGAAGAAGTACAGCCGGGTGAGATCCCGCAGCGGTTCAATCCGGTGGCAAGCTATGTAAAATACTTCGAGCTGCCGGAATCCATGCAGGGCAAGCCCGTCCACATCGAGTTCGAGGGTGTGGAAAGCGGCATGGCTCTTTGGCTGAACGGGTCTTATGTGGGTTACACCGAGGACAGCTTCTCCGCACACGCATTCGATCTGACTCCCTATCTCCAGCCGGGCGTGAACAAACTTGCTGTGCAGGTGTTCAAGTGGACTTCCTCCAGCTGGTGCGAAGATCAGGACTTCTTCCGCTTCTCCGGCATCTTCCGCAGCGTGTGGCTGTACGCCATCCCCATCGTGCATCTGGAAGATGTATCTGTCAAAACGCTGTTTGCCGGGGATGATTTTACTCATTCCACGCTGGAAGTTGCACTGCAGGTGGAGGGTAAGGGCGCAGCCCGTCTGACCCTGCGCCGCAGTGAACTGGAAGTGTTCTCCGAAAAAATCGCACTGAACGGCGGCTCTGCTCTGTTCAGCCATGCGGTGGAGAACCCCTACCTGTGGAGTGCAGAAAACCCGGCTCTGTATGAACTGGAAATCGAGCTGCTGGACGATGCAGGCCATCTGGTAGAGGTGACTGGGCAGAAAGTCGGTTTCCGCAAGTTCGAGTTGAAGAACAATCGGATGCTGCTCAACGGCAAGCGCATCGTGTTCAAGGGTGCTAACCGTCATGAGTTCAGCTCCATTACGGGTCGTGCTATGGGCGTACACACCCATGAGGAACTGCTTCGGGATATCATCACCATGAAGCAGAACAACATCAATGCCATCCGCACCAGCCATTACCAGAATCAGGATGCACTGTACGACCTGTGCGACGAGTATGGTCTGTATCTGATCGCAGAGAATAATCTGGAATCCCATGGCACATGGGACATCCATCAGGCGGGCATTCGCGGCATCGAGGGCGTTTTGCCCAATGATAAGCCGGAGTGGAAAGCCGTCTTGTTTGACCGCATGAATTCCACTTACCAGCGTGACAAAAACCATCCTGCTGTTCTGATCTGGTCTCTGGGCAACGAATCGTTTGGCGGTGAGACCCTGCTCCAGATGGCAGAGATGGTCCGCCGCTTTGATGACACCCGTCTGGTGCATTACGAAGGTGTGGTCAATGATCCCCGCTTCCTCGAAACCACCGATATTGAGAGCCATATGTACAGCACTGTGAAGGACATTAAAGAGTATCTGGCACAGGGCGATAAGCGGCCTTATATCGAGTGCGAATACTCTCATGCTATGGGCAACTCCAACGGTGCTTTGCACAAGTACACGGAACTTGCCGACCAGAAGGACTGCGGCTATCAGGGCGGCTTTATCTGGGATTACATCGACCAGTCCATCTGGAAAAAAGACCGCTACGGCAAGTGGTTCCAAGCCTACGGCGGCGATTTCGGCGAGCGTCCTACCGACTATAATTTCAGCGGAAACGGCATTGCCTACGGTGGTGACCGTGCTCCTTCTCCCAAGATGCAGGAGGTCAAGTTCTGCTATCAGAACATCGCCATTTCCATCGACAACTCTGGCTTCGAAGTCTGGAATAAGAACCTGTTCACCTCTACGGATGCTTTCGACTGCGTTGCACTGCTGCATCGTGATGGAAAGCTGTATCAGCAGCAGGAACTGACCAATATTGATGTTGCTCCCGAAGAGCGTTCCAGCTTCCCGCTGCCGTTTATAGTTCCTGCGCTCCCCGGTGAATATGCAGTGACCATCAGCTTCCGTTTGAAGGAGGACACCAGCTGGGCAAAGAAGGGCCATGAAGTCGCCTTTGGACAGGGTGTGATCGCTGTGGTCCATTCCATTCCCAGCAAGAAGGTCACGCCGTTTACCGTTACGCACGGTACACACAACATCGGTGTCCGTGGTGAGAATTTCGATGTTTTGTTCTCCGATCTGAACGGTGGTCTGACTTCCTACCGCTATGCTGGCAAGGAGATGATTCAGGAGATTCCCCGTCCCAACTTCTGGCGCGCTCCCACCGACAACGACTGCGGCAACAACATGGGCGGCGTTCGCGGTCAGTGGAAGCTGGCAAGCCTGTACGCTACCGCCAAGGGCATCGGCAAGGAGATTCCGTCTGTTCATGGCGGCACCATCCTCCAGAACCCCACCTGCGAGGTGGAAGCCGACAGCGTTGTCGTGACCTATCTCTATAACCTCCAGACCAGCCCCGCAGCAGAGTGCAGCCTGCAGTACCGTGTGTTCGGTGATGGCCGCATCCAGACCACCCTGCACTATGACCCGGTGGAAGGACTTGCAGCAATGCCGGAGTTCGGCGTACTGTTCAAGATCGACGCTGACTACGACACGGTGGAGTGGTACGGAAACGGTCCTGCGGAGACCTACTGGGATCGTCAGCATGGTGCAAAGCTGGGCATTTACCAGAACAAGGTCGCAGACAACATGGCACAGTACCTTGTGCCGCAGGAGTGTGGCGCAAAGACCGCTGTGCGCTGGGCAAAGGTAGTGGACCGCAAGGGTCGCGGGCTGCTGTTTACCGCAGATGCCGCAAAGCCCATGTTCTTCTCTGCGCTGCCCTACACTCCCCATGAAATGGAGAGTGCCAAGCACCCCTACGAGCTGCCCCCGGTCCATTACACGGTCATCCGTGCCATCGGCGAGCAGATGGGCGTCGGCGGTGATGACAGCTGGGGTGCCAATGTCCACCCGGAGTATATTCCTGATGTAACCAAGCCTGTGGAGTTCACCTTTACGTTCCGTGGCATCTGACCCTCGTTATTAAGACACCTTCGCATTGAGATATGGACATCCCTGCATGAGATTACTATCAAAAGCGAGGGTGTCTTTTTTGGTATCACAAAATCTCAATTCCTGACACCACTATTTACAAGTAGTGCTTCGCTCTATATAAGTAGCGTTGCTATGTCAAAATAACTGCATTCAGCTTTTGTTTAGAGCATTTCTTTGAATGGTTCTCCAAACTTTCTTTAACGTATTGAAGTATACAAATTTTTAGGATATAATCAGCACATTCCCCAAAAGCTATATAGAATTACACAAAAATTTGATAGGAGGCGTACACACATGAGTTGTTTCGGTTCAAGGTTTTTATTAGCAAAACCTGCAGGCTGCAAAGTCGCTGGTTGTGCTCATCCGCACCCCTTTGCATAGGTTCATCGGCTGATGATAGAACCGGATTGGCTGATGAAAGAGCCTCCAGCGGGACATTTTCTACCGTCTCTCCCATCCAAGCTGCGGCATCGCCACCCATCTTCGTTGACGGAGGTCGGCTGACATAAAGGATCGACTGAAAGATCACCTTGAAGGCTGGCAGTTTTGCGAAAACTGTGGTATGCAGGCATTGGGCGTGGATATTCAGACCATCCAGAGCATCGTAGGTCACGCCGACACCGAGATGACTGAGCATTATCTCCATGTTCAGGAATCCATTCGGCAGAGTGCGATCCAGTTGTTCAGCAAGGCGGTTTCGGCCTGAAAATTGGACGGAACAGCACTAATTATCGCGAGCCAGCTTTTCAAATTGTTGGCATCAACGCTGGCTCGCATATCGCAGCAGATGATGTTGCGTCAAAAAAGCCCACTTGCCCCTGCGATTGACCAGATAAAATCTTTGGCATTGTGGTCAAAATTGTGGTCAAAATCAAATGAGGTCAGCCCACAAACAAAAAAATCCAACGATTTCTAACGTGAAATCGTTGGATCTATGGTCCAGCAGAGCTGGACAAATCCGAACTTTTTCCTTCCACCCCATCAGCGGTCAAAGTGTCCTCAAAACGGACGGTTTGGGTGCCATCCTTGTAGTTGAACGTAATCAGCAGAGGGATCGTTGTGTTCTCCTGATTCTGGACATCCATGACCAGTTGAACGATCTTGTCGATCACCACATCGTCCTGAATCAGCTTCATGGTCTCCCGGACGACCAGATCTTCCAGCCAGTCCTTCTGCACGGTCTTTTTGTTGCAGCCCTTGCGCCGCTTGACGTTGGCGCATTTATAATAATAGTAGGCGCGTCCGGTGGCACTGGTTCCGCTTTCACCGAACATCAGCACACCGCATTTGCCGCAGAACAGCTTGGTGGTCAGCAGATATTCCTCGTCTGCCTTGCCACAGGCAGGGGCACGCTTGTTCTTATCCAGACGCTTCTGCACCCGGTCAAACAGGTCTTTCGGAACAATAACCGGAATTGCATCCGGCACAACGATATCCCAGAAAGACAGTTCGCCAATGTACCGGCGGTTCTTCAGCATGGTGTTCACGCTGCTGTGGGTCATTTTGCCGCCCAGCATATTGCGGACACCCTTGTCGTTGAGGAAGTTTACGATTTCCACCATCTTATCGCCGTTGTCATACCGCTGAAAGGCTTCCAGTACCAACGGAGCGGTCAGCGGGTCAAGATGATAGAACTTGTCATCGTCGATTTTATAGCCGATGGTTCCCGTACCGCCAGTACACTTTCCCTTCAAAGCATTCTCCGTCTGGCCACGAATCACCTTTTCGGACAGCTCTGCCGAATAGTATTCCGCCATACCTTCCAGGAGGGTTTCCACCAGAATGCCCTGTGAACCCTCGGCAATGGGTTCCATAACGGAAATCAGGTGGACACCGTTCTTTTTCAGGATCATCTTATAGTTTGCGCTATCAAAACGATTCCGGGCAAAGCGGTCAAATTTCCAGACGAGAACAACATCAAACAGCTTTTTGCCGCTGTCTTTGATCATCTGCTGGAACTCCGGGCGATTGTCCGTTTTGGCAGAGAATGCACGGTCAATGTAGTGCTTGATGACCGTAATGCCGTTCTTTTCCGCATAATCTGTGCATTCCCGAATCTGGCCTTCGATAGATTCTTCGCGCTGGTTATCCGATGAATAGCGGGCATAGATTACGGCGGTCATAGACTCACTTCCTTTTTTATCGAACAGATGGGTAGCTTTTTGCATACTTGTAGATCTGGCGCGCACAGTCGAGGCTCATTTTGCTGGAATCGTTATGTTTGAGCCATGCATTCACATTGCCGGGATTCAGCTTCAAGTCTGTGTAGAGACGATAATTCGTCAGTTTCTTTTTCTGCTGAAGTTCCAATACCCGGCGATGGATCAACGCTTTCGTATCATTGTCCGCAAGAGAGGTATCCCGCACCGAGCAATAGCTGCGCCAAACCTTCAAATAGCCTTCCGGCAGTTCTGATGATTGCTTTTCAAGAAGCACCAGCATTTGCTCCAGCGAATAGAGATTAGAAAGTTGCTCATATTCCGCAGCAATCGTACTGTTTGCGGTGTAGCGGAGCAGCAGTTCTACTTTATCAAAGGCCAAAGCATAGAGAAACAACGGTTCTTTCAGGCGGGGATTCTCGCTCAGACAATCTGCCAGCTTATGAATACTAGCCGTCTGCACCCCGGAAAGCTCTGCCACATACTGCTTCAAGAAACCCTCAAATGTCAGCTTTCGCATGGTCTCCACCTCTCCACATACTCCTGATAACGGATATAAAAATCCCGATACCGCCAGTCGTTCAAGATGCTGGCTTTCAGTTCATCTTCATCCGTTGCAAGGTGTTCCAGCAAATCCCAGTCCAAAGAGTTCCGCACGGCCTCGCTCTCTACGTCTGCTTTGTCGGTGTCCCGGAAAGAGCACAGCTTTGCAATCACCAAATCTTCCAGACTGGG is a genomic window containing:
- a CDS encoding helix-turn-helix domain-containing protein — protein: MYFNSGYLNNSRLDFKDYSKPLVVGSCGTYRLKKRPKLPTFWAKGRRDYQILYVASGKAHFWFDGVEEVVTSGHMVLYQPKEIQKYVYYVEDHPEVFWIHFTGYDVKNILNYHGIPLDKHVFYSGTLPDYKMLFRKIIRELQQCEYGYEDYIASLFNIILLLVSRQQQESEKTTTSIPEEIEAAAAYFNENYNTKVSVDDYAESLHISTNWFIRNFKQYMKISPAQYILSLRMVNAQSLLENTEYNIGEIAEIVGYDNPLYFSRVFKKEYGVSPAQYRKNLEESTEK
- a CDS encoding sugar O-acetyltransferase, whose product is MPIKNAIHSQQVYDPTDESIMAEQELCMERLYDYNHTRPSEHAKREQLLKEMLAECGADCWIEPPFHANWGGKHVHMGDYVYANFGLTCVDDTHIYIGEHTMIGPNCVLATTNHPILPELREKAYQYNLPIRIRRNCWLGAGVIVVPGVTIGDNTVIGAGSVVTKDTPANVGTICFSVEQSSGWFDWGAFLFYPKLFKQQSRSPFGGCGSVCFCILIFPLRGGGRPCPAAA
- a CDS encoding MFS transporter, which codes for MTEKRYLKWYNKVGYGSGDIAGNVVYAFLSSFVMIYLTNTVGLNPGIVGTLIAVSKLLDGVTDIFFGSLIDKTHSKMGKARPWMLYGYIGCAITLVAIFAIPTNLGQFAQYAWFLIAYTLLNAVFYTANNIAYSALTALVTKNSAEQVEMGSWRFMFAFATSLLIQSITLGAVTALGGGAAGWRTVAIIYAIIGLLVNTLSVFSVKELPEGELVDTTDKKEIEQDEKYNLVQAAKLLAGNKYYMMICVTYILQQIYGAMISMGTYYATYILGNQNLFGVFSWAVNIPLIIALVFTPTLVAKWSGMYKLNVMSYTLATVARALVAVAGYMGSGNVTLMLLFTAIAALGQGPWQGDMNAVIAACSEYTWLTKHKRVDGTMYSCTSLGVKLGGGLGTAITGWLLAASHFDSALAIQPESCISMLKIMYLVIPFALDAIITFILSRMKVEEANEKLRAAA
- a CDS encoding glycoside hydrolase family 2 TIM barrel-domain containing protein, whose product is MATFDFAKVKDPTFFKENVLNAHASFRTYASREEYRTGSSSLALKLDGIWKFAYAKNYTSAIPSFEKTDYDCSGWDDIHVPAHIQMEGYDIPQYANVQYPWDGREEVQPGEIPQRFNPVASYVKYFELPESMQGKPVHIEFEGVESGMALWLNGSYVGYTEDSFSAHAFDLTPYLQPGVNKLAVQVFKWTSSSWCEDQDFFRFSGIFRSVWLYAIPIVHLEDVSVKTLFAGDDFTHSTLEVALQVEGKGAARLTLRRSELEVFSEKIALNGGSALFSHAVENPYLWSAENPALYELEIELLDDAGHLVEVTGQKVGFRKFELKNNRMLLNGKRIVFKGANRHEFSSITGRAMGVHTHEELLRDIITMKQNNINAIRTSHYQNQDALYDLCDEYGLYLIAENNLESHGTWDIHQAGIRGIEGVLPNDKPEWKAVLFDRMNSTYQRDKNHPAVLIWSLGNESFGGETLLQMAEMVRRFDDTRLVHYEGVVNDPRFLETTDIESHMYSTVKDIKEYLAQGDKRPYIECEYSHAMGNSNGALHKYTELADQKDCGYQGGFIWDYIDQSIWKKDRYGKWFQAYGGDFGERPTDYNFSGNGIAYGGDRAPSPKMQEVKFCYQNIAISIDNSGFEVWNKNLFTSTDAFDCVALLHRDGKLYQQQELTNIDVAPEERSSFPLPFIVPALPGEYAVTISFRLKEDTSWAKKGHEVAFGQGVIAVVHSIPSKKVTPFTVTHGTHNIGVRGENFDVLFSDLNGGLTSYRYAGKEMIQEIPRPNFWRAPTDNDCGNNMGGVRGQWKLASLYATAKGIGKEIPSVHGGTILQNPTCEVEADSVVVTYLYNLQTSPAAECSLQYRVFGDGRIQTTLHYDPVEGLAAMPEFGVLFKIDADYDTVEWYGNGPAETYWDRQHGAKLGIYQNKVADNMAQYLVPQECGAKTAVRWAKVVDRKGRGLLFTADAAKPMFFSALPYTPHEMESAKHPYELPPVHYTVIRAIGEQMGVGGDDSWGANVHPEYIPDVTKPVEFTFTFRGI
- the uvrA gene encoding excinuclease ABC subunit UvrA, translating into MANDKIVIKGAREHNLKNVNLTLPREKLIVMTGLSGSGKSSLAFDTIYADGQRRYVESLSSYARMFLGRMDKPDVDEITGLSPAISIDQKTTSHNPRSTVGTVTEIYDYLRLLYARVGVPHCPVCGRVISQQTVDEMVDAVLKLEEGTKFQVLAPVVRQRKGTQQKELEAARRAGYARVKIDGNLYDLDEEITLEKNIKHTVEVVVDRLALRKGIRGRLADSLETALALTGGVAEVDVIGGECMTFSQNFACPEHGISISDLSPRLFSFNNPLGACEKCTGLGTFMRVDEERILPNRNLSIREGAIKASGWYYAEGSVSEMYYLGLGKKYGFTLDTPIKDMSTEAVNALLYGTNGEKIEMHRTNEFGSGVYYNTFEGIVENLERRFRETNSEWMKEEIGSFMSGVECPDCHGKRLKPVVLAVTIGDKNISDFCELSIRDELKFIADNEPKLTEKQKQIGGQIMKEIKNRLQFLQSVGLDYLTLARAAGTLSGGESQRIRLTTQIGSALSGVLYVLDEPSIGLHQRDNDKLIATLKNLRDLGNTVIVVEHDEDTMRSADYIVDVGPGAGVHGGEIVAAGSVKDICKAKRSITGDYLSGRKRIEVPQTRRTGNGNFLTVRGARENNLRNIDVKFPLGEFICVTGISGSGKSSLINEILYKTLACELNGARSRAGRCDGVEGLEFVDKVIGIDQQPIGRTPRSNPATYTGVFNDIRTVFSQTQDAKMRGYGPGRFSFNVRGGRCEACEGNGILQIEMHFLPDVYVPCEVCKGARYNRETLEVKYKEKTISDVLNMTVEEAVVFFANQPKIARKLQTLLDVGLGYVTLGQSATTLSGGEAQRVKLANELARRSTGKTVYILDEPTTGLHIADVHRLIEVLQKLVDAGNTVIVIEHNLDLIKCADHIIDLGPEGGSAGGLIVAEGTPEQVAEVPESFTGQYLKPLLDKDARLRAEGK